From Oryza brachyantha chromosome 9, ObraRS2, whole genome shotgun sequence, a single genomic window includes:
- the LOC102719612 gene encoding tetraspanin-8-like, which yields MAFRLSNNLIGILNAVTFLLSVPVLGAGIWLGTRADGTECERYLSAPVIALGVFLMLVSVAGLVGACCRVNCLLWFYLVAMFVLIVVVLCFTVFAFAVTNKGAGEAVSGKGYKEYKLGDYSNWLRKRVENSKNWNRIRSCLQDSKVCKTLQQEKWTQDQFFKASLSPLESGCCKPPTSCGFTYIGGTNWTTTTTTPASTDPDCATWKNDDRALCYDCQSCKAGVVATLKRDWKRVAVVCIVFLVFIVIVYSVGCCAFRNNRRDNHRGAYRGAGGAGWKGGYA from the exons ATGGCGTTCCGGCTGAGCAACAACCTGATCGGGATCCTGAACGCGGTCACCTTCCTGCTGTCGGTGCCGGTGCTGGGCGCCGGCATCTGGCTGGGCACGCGCGCCGACGGCACCGAGTGCGAGCGCTACCTCTCGGCGCCGGTCATCGCGCTGGGGGTCTTCCTCATGCTCGTCTCCGTCGCGGGCCTCGTCGGCGCCTGCTGCCGCGTCAACTGCCTCCTCTGGTTCTACCTCGTCGCCATGTTCGtcctcatcgtcgtcgtcctctgCTTCACCGTCTTCGCCTTCGCCGTCACCAACaagggcgccggcgaggccgtctCCGGCAAGGGCTACAAGGAGTACAAGCTCGGCGACTACTCCAACTGGCTGCGCAAGAGGGTGGAGAACAGCAAGAACTGGAACAGGATCAGGAGCTGCCTCCAGGACTCCAAGGTCTGCAAGACCCTGCAGCAGGAGAAGTGGACCCAGGATCAGTTCTTCAAAGCCAGCCTCTCCCCTCTCGAG TCCGGATGCTGCAAGCCTCCCACCAGCTGCGGCTTCACCTACATCGGCGGCACGaactggacgacgacgacgacgacgccggcgtcgacggACCCGGACTGCGCCACCTGGAAGAACGACGACAGGGCGCTGTGCTACGACTGCCAGTCGTGCAAGGCCGGCGTGGTGGCCACCCTGAAGCGCGACTGGaagcgcgtcgccgtcgtctgcatcgtcttcctcgtcttcatcGTCATCGTCTACTCCGTCGGCTGCTGCGCCTTCAGGAACAACCGGAGGGACAACCACCGCGGCGCCtaccgcggcgccggcggcgccggctggaAGGGCGGCTACGCCTGA
- the LOC102719893 gene encoding WAT1-related protein At4g30420-like translates to MAGGGGGGGGGGWAELYGPCAGMVLVQWFYALVDMALKAAYGMGMRPIVFIAYRQGIAAAALLLASLAARGWDLRPHMAVGARAFALLFAASLACATGQYFYFQGLQLASPSMARATTNLAPGITFAIAAVIGLEKVDLRSSRSWAKIAGTVVCLAGAIAMAFFKGPKLLSGLPFAAAAADDDWVKGGIYLIGTAFCVSMWYILQVPVCRSYLDPLSLATWMSFLATLQCAVMAFFLESNYLEIWKLASVWELPCILYAGVFASGANFFLQSWCISVKGPLYSAIFTPLSAVITTVLSTIFLHEELHIGSILGATAIIIGLYVVLWGKAEDVKSERLTMQSNNSKMILEPECTGVKFECGTSLSAPLLSKNTNDNTCTC, encoded by the exons atggcgggcggcggcggcggcgggggaggaggagggtgggcGGAGCTGTACGGGCCGTGCGCGGGGATGGTGCTGGTGCAGTGGTTCTACGCGCTGGTGGACATGGCGCTCAAGGCGGCGTACGGGATGGGGATGCGCCCCATCGTCTTCATCGCCTACCGCCAgggcatcgccgccgccgcgctgctcctcGCCTCGCTCGCCGCGCGGGGGTGGGACCTACGCCCCCACATGGCCGTCGGCGCCCGGGCGTTCGCGCtcctcttcgccgcctccctcgcctg CGCGACGGGGCAGTACTTCTACTTCCAGGGGCTCCAGCTCGCGTCGCCGTCCATGGCGAGGGCCACCACCAACCTCGCCCCAGGCatcaccttcgccatcgccgccgtcatcGG GTTGGAGAAGGTGGATTTGAGGAGCTCGAGGAGCTGGGCCAAGATCGCCGGCACCGTCGTCTGCCTAGCCGGAGCGATTGCCATGGCGTTCTTCAAGGGGCCCAAGCTCCTCAGCGGGCTTCCCTTcgcagcggcggccgccgaTGATGACTGGGTGAAAGGAGGCATCTACCTCATCGGAACCGCTTTCTGTGTCTCCATGTGGTACATCTTGCAG GTGCCAGTTTGCAGATCGTACCTTGATCCGCTGTCTCTGGCAACATGGATGAGCTTCTTAGCTACCTTACAGTGCGCCGTGATGGCATTCTTCCTAGAATCAAACTACTTGGAGATTTGGAAGCTTGCTTCGGTTTGGGAGCTCCCCTGCATCTTGTATGCA GGTGTTTTCGCCTCGGGCGCAAACTTCTTTCTCCAATCCTGGTGCATATCAGTTAAAGGCCCTCTTTATAGCGCAATCTTTACACCACTGAGTGCGGTGATCACAACAGTATTATCTACAATCTTTCTTCATGAGGAACTTCATATAGGAAG CATATTAGGTGCAACTGCAATCATCATTGGCTTGTATGTTGTGTTATGGGGAAAAGCAGAAGACGTGAAGAGTGAGAGGCTGACCATGCAGTCAAATAATTCCAAAATGATACTTGAACCTGAATGTACCGGCGTCAAATTTGAATGTGGAACCAGTCTTTCAGCACCATTGTTATCCAAAAATACAAATGACAATACTTGCACATGCTAA
- the LOC102712845 gene encoding WAT1-related protein At4g30420-like encodes MAGGGGGGGEGGWAELYGPCAGMVLVQWFYALVDMALKEAYGMGMCPIVFVAYRQGIAAAALLLASLAARGWDLRPHMAVGARAFALLFAASLASATGQYFYFQGLQLASPSMARATTNLAPGITFAIAAVIGLEKVDLRSSRSWAKIAGTVVCLAGAMAMAFFKGPKLLGGLPHAAAAADDDWVKGGIYLIGNAFCVSIWYILQVPVCRSYLDPLSLATWMCVLATLQCAVMAFFLESNYLEIWKLSSVWELPCILYGGVFASGANFFLQSWCISVKGPLYSAIFTPLSAVITTVLSTIFLHEELHIGSIIGAIAIIIGLYVVLWGKAEDVKSERLTIQSNNSKMILEPECTGLKIECGTNLSAPLLSEITNANTCTC; translated from the exons atggcgggcggcggcggcggcgggggagaagGAGGGTGGGCGGAGCTGTACGGGCCGTGCGCCGGGATGGTGCTGGTGCAGTGGTTCTACGCGCTGGTGGACATGGCGCTCAAGGAGGCGTACGGGATGGGGATGTGCCCCATCGTCTTCGTCGCCTACCGCCAgggcatcgccgccgccgcgctgctcctcGCCTCGCTCGCCGCGCGGGGGTGGGACCTGCGCCCCCACATGGCCGTCGGCGCCCGGGCGTTCGCGCtcctcttcgccgcctccctcgccag CGCGACGGGGCAGTACTTCTACTTCCAGGGGCTCCAGCTCGCGTCGCCGTCCATGGCGAGGGCCACCACCAACCTCGCCCCAGGCatcaccttcgccatcgccgccgtcatcGG GTTGGAGAAGGTGGATTTGAGGAGCTCGAGGAGCTGGGCCAAGATCGCCGGCACCGTCGTCTGCCTCGCCGGGGCGATGGCCATGGCGTTCTTCAAGGGGCCCAAGCTCCTCGGCGGGCTTCCCCACGCAGCGGCAGCCGCCGATGATGACTGGGTGAAAGGAGGCATCTACCTTATCGGAAACGCTTTCTGTGTCTCCATTTGGTACATCTTGCAG GTGCCAGTTTGCAGATCATACCTTGATCCACTGTCTCTGGCAACATGGATGTGCGTCTTAGCAACATTACAGTGCGCCGTGATGGCATTCTTCCTAGAATCAAACTACTTGGAGATTTGGAAGCTTTCTTCGGTTTGGGAGCTTCCCTGCATCTTATATGGA GGTGTTTTCGCCTCAGGCGCAAACTTCTTTCTCCAATCCTGGTGCATATCAGTGAAAGGCCCCCTTTATAGCGCAATCTTTACACCACTGAGTGCGGTGATCACAACAGTATTATCTACAATTTTTCTTCATGAGGAACTCCATATAGGAAG CATAATAGGTGCAATTGCAATCATCATTGGTTTGTATGTTGTGCTATGGGGTAAAGCAGAAGACGTGAAGAGTGAGAGGCTGACCATCCAGTCAAATAATTCCAAAATGATACTTGAACCTGAATGTACAGGCCTCAAAATTGAATGTGGAACCAATCTTTCAGCACCATTGTTATCTGAAATTACAAATGCCAATACTTGCACATGCTAA
- the LOC102713118 gene encoding WAT1-related protein At4g30420-like isoform X1, whose amino-acid sequence MGGGGGGGGGGGVRTAAREWAPCAAMVAAQCIYAAMTLFAKAMFGRGVSPVIFVVYRQAIGTLVLVPITVVSNSRSETKDTRSLGTTGFFVVFLTALVGATVNQNLTYQGLHLGSSSMASAMTNLIPAITFLMAASAGQERVNIRQRGTVAKISGTIVCVGGAMAMAFFKGPKLLNYTLSDLNMLLHSPTISKWVLGALCLVVSSSCWSLWLILQVPICKSYVDPLSLSAWTCFLSTLQCATLAVFLVPDVNAWKIHSLFELSGYVFAGAFGSGVTFYLQSWCISVRGPLYSAMFTPVCTVVATVVAGVVLREELHVGSLLGAAAVIAGLYVVLWGKADDMKRRSEPKTAAAATPCSDPRSDIERTAAEPLLADDDSS is encoded by the exons atgggcggcggcggcggcggcggcggcggcggcggcgtccgcacggcggcgagggagtgGGCGCCGTGCGCGGCCATGGTGGCGGCGCAGTGCATCTACGCGGCCATGACGCTCTTCGCCAAGGCGATGTTCGGCCGGGGCGTGAGCCCGGTGATCTTCGTCGTCTACAGGCAGGCCATCGGCACCCTCGTCCTCGTCCCCATCACCGTCGTGTCCAACAGCAG GTCGGAGACGAAGGACACGAGGAGCCTTGGGACGACAGGCTTCTTCGTGGTGTTTCTGACGGCTTTGGTCGG GGCGACGGTAAACCAGAACCTGACCTACCAAGGGCTGCATCTGGGCTCGTCATCCATGGCGTCGGCCATGACCAATCTGATACCCGCCATTACCTTCCTGATGGCAGCGTCTGCAGG ACAGGAAAGAGTTAATATCAGACAACGTGGCACCGTCGCCAAGATATCCGGAACCATCGTCTGCGTGGGAggcgccatggccatggcgttCTTCAAAGGCCCGAAGCTACTGAACTACACGCTCAGCGACCTGAACATGCTGCTCCACTCACCGACCATCAGCAAGTGGGTGCTGGGCGCGCTCTGCCTCGTCGTCAGCAGCTCATGCTGGTCACTCTGGCTCATTCTGCAG GTGCCAATCTGCAAATCGTACGTGGATCCTCTGTCTCTGTCGGCGTGGACCTGCTTCTTGTCGACGCTGCAGTGCGCAACGCTCGCCGTCTTCTTGGTCCCGGACGTGAACGCCTGGAAGATCCACTCGCTCTTCGAGCTCTCGGGCTACGTCTTCGCC GGCGCGTTTGGGTCAGGCGTGACGTTCTACCTTCAGTCGTGGTGCATCTCGGTGAGGGGCCCTCTCTACTCGGCCATGTTCACCCCCGTCTGCACGGTggtcgccaccgtcgtcgccggcgtcgttcTCCGAGAGGAGCTGCACGTCGGAAG CTTGCTAGGCGCCGCTGCTGTGATCGCCGGCCTGTACGTCGTCCTGTGGGGCAAAGCGGACGACATGAAGCGGCGCAGCGAGccgaagacggcggcggcggcgacgccatgCTCGGATCCACGGAGCGACATCGAGCGCACCGCCGCTGAACCTCTCCTGGCAGATGATGACTCGAGCTAG
- the LOC102713118 gene encoding WAT1-related protein At4g30420-like isoform X2, producing the protein MGGGGGGGGGGGVRTAAREWAPCAAMVAAQCIYAAMTLFAKAMFGRGVSPVIFVVYRQAIGTLVLVPITVVSNSRSETKDTRSLGTTGFFVVFLTALVGATVNQNLTYQGLHLGSSSMASAMTNLIPAITFLMAASAGQERVNIRQRGTVAKISGTIVCVGGAMAMAFFKGPKLLNYTLSDLNMLLHSPTISKWVLGALCLVVSSSCWSLWLILQVPICKSYVDPLSLSAWTCFLSTLQCATLAVFLVPDVNAWKIHSLFELSGYVFAGAFGSGVTFYLQSWCISVRGPLYSAMFTPVCTVVATVVAGVVLREELHVGSCFDQLARRRCCDRRPVRRPVGQSGRHEAAQRAEDGGGGDAMLGSTERHRAHRR; encoded by the exons atgggcggcggcggcggcggcggcggcggcggcggcgtccgcacggcggcgagggagtgGGCGCCGTGCGCGGCCATGGTGGCGGCGCAGTGCATCTACGCGGCCATGACGCTCTTCGCCAAGGCGATGTTCGGCCGGGGCGTGAGCCCGGTGATCTTCGTCGTCTACAGGCAGGCCATCGGCACCCTCGTCCTCGTCCCCATCACCGTCGTGTCCAACAGCAG GTCGGAGACGAAGGACACGAGGAGCCTTGGGACGACAGGCTTCTTCGTGGTGTTTCTGACGGCTTTGGTCGG GGCGACGGTAAACCAGAACCTGACCTACCAAGGGCTGCATCTGGGCTCGTCATCCATGGCGTCGGCCATGACCAATCTGATACCCGCCATTACCTTCCTGATGGCAGCGTCTGCAGG ACAGGAAAGAGTTAATATCAGACAACGTGGCACCGTCGCCAAGATATCCGGAACCATCGTCTGCGTGGGAggcgccatggccatggcgttCTTCAAAGGCCCGAAGCTACTGAACTACACGCTCAGCGACCTGAACATGCTGCTCCACTCACCGACCATCAGCAAGTGGGTGCTGGGCGCGCTCTGCCTCGTCGTCAGCAGCTCATGCTGGTCACTCTGGCTCATTCTGCAG GTGCCAATCTGCAAATCGTACGTGGATCCTCTGTCTCTGTCGGCGTGGACCTGCTTCTTGTCGACGCTGCAGTGCGCAACGCTCGCCGTCTTCTTGGTCCCGGACGTGAACGCCTGGAAGATCCACTCGCTCTTCGAGCTCTCGGGCTACGTCTTCGCC GGCGCGTTTGGGTCAGGCGTGACGTTCTACCTTCAGTCGTGGTGCATCTCGGTGAGGGGCCCTCTCTACTCGGCCATGTTCACCCCCGTCTGCACGGTggtcgccaccgtcgtcgccggcgtcgttcTCCGAGAGGAGCTGCACGTCGGAAG CTGTTTTGATCAGCTTGCTAGGCGCCGCTGCTGTGATCGCCGGCCTGTACGTCGTCCTGTGGGGCAAAGCGGACGACATGAAGCGGCGCAGCGAGccgaagacggcggcggcggcgacgccatgCTCGGATCCACGGAGCGACATCGAGCGCACCGCCGCTGA
- the LOC102713396 gene encoding WAT1-related protein At4g30420-like, with translation MAGGLEEYKPCAAMVAAQFIYAALALWAKAVFTRGMSTMVFVVYRQAIATVFLVPIAIVANRKKMKKARLGMTGFSLIFVASLFGATVNQYMYYQGLHLGSSSMATAMTNLIPAITFVMAASVGLERVDVRKVRSLAKIFGTVVCVGGAMAMAFFKGPRLLNSSSLVGLSLFLHSSASSKWVMGAMFLVCSSCCWSLWLILQVPICKSYVDPLTLSAWMCFLSTLQSAVLAFFLLPDLNAWKIHSLFELCCCLFAGAFGSGVTFYLQSWCISVRGPLYSAMFNPLSTVITTVVAAAFLHEELHIGSLFGAVAVVAGLYVVLWGKAGDGRGGKSGSAAAPEHAVDAEKAAAVQPDAQLDAGEGVTEPLLAGGNPADREVEERF, from the exons ATGGCCGGAGGGCTGGAGGAGTACAAGCCGTGCGcggcgatggtggcggcgcAGTTCATCTACGCGGCGCTGGCGCTCTGGGCCAAGGCGGTGTTCACCCGCGGCATGAGCACCATGGTCTTCGTCGTCTACCGCCAGGCCATCGCCACCGTCTTCCTCGTCCCCATAGCCATCGTCGCCAACCG gaagaagatgaagaaggCGCGGTTAGGAATGACGGGCTTCTCCTTGATCTTCGTGGCATCTCTCTTTGG GGCAACGGTGAACCAGTACATGTACTACCAGGGGCTGCACCTTGGCTCGTCATCAATGGCGACGGCCATGACCAACCTGATACCGGCCATCACCTTCGTGATGGCAGCCTCAGTGGG GCTAGAAAGGGTGGACGTGAGGAAAGTGAGGAGCTTGGCCAAGATATTCGGCACCGTCGTCTGCGTCGGAGgagccatggccatggcgttCTTCAAGGGCCCAAGGCTGCTCAACTCGTCGTCGCTCGTCGGCCTGAGCCTTTTTCTGCACTCGTCGGCGAGCAGCAAGTGGGTGATGGGCGCCATGTTCCTCgtctgcagcagctgctgctggtcaCTCTGGCTCATCTTGCAG GTGCCAATCTGCAAGTCGTACGTGGATCCCCTGACGCTGTCGGCGTGGATGTGCTTCCTGTCGACGCTGCAGTCGGCGGTGctcgccttcttcctcctgccGGACCTCAACGCCTGGAAGATCCACTCCCTCTTCGAGCTCTGCTGCTGCCTCTTCGCC GGCGCGTTTGGGTCAGGCGTGACGTTCTACCTTCAGTCGTGGTGCATCTCGGTCAGGGGCCCTCTCTACTCCGCCATGTTCAACCCACTATCCACCGTCAtcaccaccgtcgtcgccgccgcctttctTCACGAGGAGCTACACATCGGCAG CTTGTTCGGCGCggtggccgtcgtcgccgggctGTACGTCGTGCTGTGGGGCAAGGCaggcgacggccgcggcggcaaGAGCGGGagtgccgccgcgccggagcATGCGGTCGATgcggagaaggcggcggcggtgcagccGGACGCGCAGCTCGACGCCGGGGAAGGCGTCACGGAGCCTCTCTTGGCGGGCGGCAACCCGGCTGATCGAGAAGTGGAGGAGAGATTTTGA